A single window of Uloborus diversus isolate 005 chromosome 5, Udiv.v.3.1, whole genome shotgun sequence DNA harbors:
- the LOC129222457 gene encoding LHFPL tetraspan subfamily member 2a protein-like has protein sequence MCNVIVTSRTLLWCLLTIATTLAMLAAVVTPTWLIGAPRRPGVRARGDTAERDLYSPSLGIYNRCIKIHEINRMYTDNCAPFVTSFAMPSDQFPNFWKASLIFFGCGLSLMLVTLLSSILGCCVQSIFKKSIFTVSGTIQAIAGLFYILGLMLYPAGWNSRRVHLICGDKAEPFNTGDCTLGLAFYLAIGSTLVTFICSVLSVQAEVSTSTDKVQEEILEGKTLICLL, from the exons ATGTGTAACGTGATCGTGACGTCCCGGACGTTGCTGTGGTGCCTGTTGACGATCGCGACGACGCTGGCCATGCTGGCTGCTGTCGTCACGCCCACCTGGCTCATAGGCGCCCCCAGGCGGCCTGGAGTCAGAGCGAGGGGAGACACTGCGGAGCGAGACCTCTACTCGCCATCCCTCG GCATCTACAACCGCTGCATCAAGATCCACGAGATCAACCGCATGTACACAGACAACTGCGCCCCCTTCGTGACCAGCTTCGCGATGCCCTCCGATCAGTTCCCCAACTTCTGGAAGGCCTCTCTCATCTTCTTCGGGTGCGGCCTCTCCCTCATGCTCGTCACCCTCCTCTCCTCCATCCTCGGATGCTGCGTCCAGAGCATCTTCAAGAAGAGCATCTTCACCGTCTCGGGAACCATACAGGCCATCGCAG GTTTATTTTACATTCTTGGCCTCATGTTATACCCAGCAGGATGGAACAGCAGACGTGTTCACTTAATCTGTGGAGATAAAGCCGAACCTTTTAACACAGGCGACTGCACGTTAg GACTAGCGTTTTATCTTGCAATTGGCAGCACATTAGTGACATTTATTTGCTCCGTTCTATCAGTGCAAGCAGAAGTATCAACATCCACAGACAAAGTTCAAGAAGAGATTTTAGAAGGCAAGACGTTGATATGTCTCTTATAA